The Panthera uncia isolate 11264 chromosome B3 unlocalized genomic scaffold, Puncia_PCG_1.0 HiC_scaffold_1, whole genome shotgun sequence genome segment AACATTACCGGGTGCAGACTCAGCAGACGGGCACCGTCCGCTTCGACGGGTAGGTACATCCCAAACCCTCTCCAAGCGCTCCGAGAGCCCCCCGCTCCCCCCGCCTCCACTGTCTCTTCCTAGAGGTATCACTGCTTCCTTTCTGTGCATCCTCCTGCCGCATTAATGACCACTTCATCTTCCAGGGCTAATACTTCATCCCGTGTGTTGCTCATCCTCCTCGGTGCCTACCCCTCATTCCCTCTCCTCTGTGCGTAAATAGCCACACCTCTGTCTTGATATCTGATCGGTATTCTTCTCCACTAGAGAGTCTGTGAGCAAGTAGTATGGAGGAGGTGCACCTTTCCAGATTTTACCTTTGTCGATGGTGGGGGTCGGAACCGAGCAGAAATTAACGCGGTCGGCAATTAACATCGAAGACTTCTGTTTGATGACTTAGTTGGTCACCCCGTTTTTACTCCTTCAAGTGATGGTCCCTTCAGGCAGGTTGCTGGGGCCTTCATGTCCAAATAAGCGCCTAGAACTCCAGCGTCTGGAGGGGTGGTCGGGCAGCCAGACGTCCCAAGACATGATTCTGACTCTTCCACGTTCCTCGGGGTAGAGATGTTGGCTGCAAAAATGGCCCTGGGGCTGGTATAGCAGATGATGCCATTGTTAATACACGTTATCTTGTGATATTGTGAGGAAACTtgattgtttgctcttctttGAGATGGGGAGTTAAATTCATATTGTCGCAGTTAAAGTTTGGTTTTTAGGTCTAATTGTACATATTTTTGGGGTGTGATAATAGTTAACGCAGAATTGTCAGGTTTGACAGTGTCTGCTGTGCTGGATGATTATAAAGTGTTTTACAGATTACAAACTTCATTGATTGCATTTGTATTTGTTGACTTTTGTGCCAGTATATGAGCcattctagcattttttttttttctttttgaggtggaTGTGGTCCAAGCACAAAGATATGTGtctttagttttggtgattgagAACTGCTTGGTTAAAACCGCATTGAAAAAGCACTTCTTGGTGATGACTAGGGCGTTGTTGACTTTTGGTTGATTCTTTTTTAcgtttaaataataaaagctttttcttctgttttagatgagaagaaaatattttagagtatTACATTTTAATGAAACGATAGCCTGTGTTGGTGGTTAATCTACGGTGCCACCTCCCTAGACATTCAGGAGATGGTCTTCTTCCTGTTGATGAAAGATGGCAACCTGATTCGTGTTTGCTTTCCCTtgctggcttctgtgtcctttctATAACTCCCTGCATTCCCACAGCCTTTCCTATACCTGGAGAAGTGCCACAGAATGACCCCTGAACTTCCAGCACCATTCCAGTTGTACAGGTGCATGCATTCATTGAGATATAACAGCTCCTGGGAACACCGCAGCTAAGGAACTTGCTGAGGCCTGTTGGGAAGAGGGGAGAATAGTGGTGAGAAAAAATAGTTTCCTAAAGTATTTGGAAAGGCTTTGCTTACTGCTGTCTTCCTTAACTATCAAAGAGAAAGGTATTTTGAGATGGAATCAAAAGAACTTGAAATGACTAGAAATGATTAGAAATACAGCACTGAGCCTGTATAGTAGTGTATCTTGCCCGGTGTTCTCCCCCGGCCAATAAAATCAAAGAGTTCAGTGGGCAAACACTTACCGAACTCccgtgtgccaggctctgtggtaGGGATTGGGTATGCAGAGGTAACGTACTGTTCCCACCGTGGGGGAAGACAGTCTAGCGGGGGAGACACAAATAgctatataaatgaataattacagATGCCTTGCCATTTAGAGTTTTAGAAGTCTTTGGGACTGCTGAGGGAGTACGAGAAGAGGAAGTGCTCAGCTTTGCCTGGgggaatcagggaaggcttcctgggtaAGGTGATGTCAGAGTTGGATCTTaaaagaagtgagagagagaggcaacagCCTGGCGAACTTGCAGTGACCAGTGTTTCAGTGTGTTTCAGTGTGGTCATAGGAAGGGATTCAAGCCGGGGAAATTGAGAAGAGATTGTGGGAGACTGGAGAGAGGTGGAGGCCAGATTTTGATGACCCTTGTGGGAAACAGCGAGTCGGATTGGTGAGGCTGTAGTTGCGAGCGGTTCTGCGTTTGAGATTTTGGCCAAGCGTTCTTTGTGTTCTTCAGTCTGCCTTTTTGGTTTGTGGATTGTTACAATTATGAATTTCTTGGCTGCTATGCAAAGGCAGtggagaattttatttattaaatgcccgCAGTGGGCCTAGCCCTATTTATTACATCTTCTGTGgaggatacagaaaaaaatgcaaggttTCTACGTTTGAGGAGCTTACCAATTAATTAACAAGGGAGAATTGAAGTTCATGGCCACCTTTCTGCCCACTCACAGCACTCTGAGATTTTGCGGCTTATTCCCATCATTTTGGCATTTCAGAACTAGATAAAAAAGAGtgttatttgcaaatgtcatgaTTTCACTTTGCACTCATTCCAGACATTGTGAAAATGGCCTGAATGCGGTGTTAACAATATGAAGCTCACTCATCCGTTGGGGGCTGGCTTTTTGAGAAGAACTTAGCTAAAATCCCCCCTTAGGTTCCATTGGCACTTGAGAACCATGGCCAGGTGGGGACTAGCAGGTTCTCTCTGAGTGCTGAGCTAGATTGGTGTTTCCTAGTTTTTGGTCACTTGTGTACCATCTTCACAATTTTTTGTCAGATTGTTCATTATTCTGTTATTtgctcgattttttttttaagtttcacttCTTATCTTCATTCTAAGCAACGGTTATCTATGTGATTATGGGTTTGATATagtatgtattgtgtgtgtgtgagagagagaaagagagacattaaatatcttatttaaaaaagttatttttaagtctatGTTCTGCCTAAAAATTTCTGTTATACCTTAGGAAACTAAAGTGGATTCATAATAGAGTCTCAAGGAGGAAGGGACTACCTACACCTACCTAGATAAGCCCCACGGTGATATTTGAGCCCTTGTTCATATTTTTAGGAGGAACATTTGAGATTATTTTACTTATGGCTTAATATGCGAAGACTAAAATTGACAGACAAGTAGGCAAGAAAAATTACTTGAGTGGAAATGAAAGAGCCTTTAGTTGGAGAATGGAAAACTATTAAGAATGTTAcagaaatggaacagaacagaggtgAGGTGTCACGTGACCATGGAATATTGTGTTGGCCTGAGTTCCTAGGGCCCACCGCCAGCTCTGGGCCAGAGTTTGTGGGGAACCCTTATGCTAAAAGAGGTTTGCTGACGTGGATGGGAAGGAGAACAGGACCTCTGGGAATTCTGAGGCTCTTTGTTGAGTTCTCTTATTTTAAAGTCGGTGCTAGTACTAATACTTTCAAGGTCCTGGTAGAGGGCAGGCATGAGGGGCACATCATCATTTGACTTCATTTAAAAGTCGTTGTTGGGgagtatatattttaagaaactgcactTGATCTAGTAAATGATTTTAAGGACTTTGGTTAAAATAAAGTAgtgatcatttacatttaatgaatttttatttccatttcaaatgCTTGAaccagacatttttatttcaaattgaaCCAGGAAATAGTTCAGTTTAGTTTTGTGATCAGAAAGGTTATCTTTTATTGTGAAATGTTTCTGTCATctggtgtgtgtgtacattttgtttaaaaaggtgAATGTCAGATTTAGTTTcttgatatttatgtatttacttacttaattttattattattattttttttaatgtatctctacccccaacatggggctcgaactcacgaccccaagatcaagagtcgcatgctccaccgactgagccagccaggtgccccggtttcttgatttttaaaatgaaatacataatagGGAGTTTGCATTGCAGTTTGGACTGAGTCTAGAAAGATCACTGTTTTGTAGTGCTTCTCCCATATGCACTAAGTACATATTGcgttaattttattatatttttattttctgttataaatGTGTTTGGTATGTTGTTTTGAGGCAGTCTGTGCTCATAATTTCAGCTGAATTTTATGGACAAAGGAACGTCATAGATTTTAGGCTTATAATTCCCtttaatctgtttaattttttgtttagatgtagaaatgcaaaatttacTAAGGCTAGTGTTTCCGAAGGACTGGTCATTTTCTAATACATTCTGCAGTGAATATTTTGTCCTaaactatttattcatttattaaaaattttttaagatttattttagagtgagtgagtggggggaggggcagagggagggagggagagggagagagagagggagagggagagagagagagagagagagagagagagagagagaatatctcaagcagactctatgctcagcaaggagccctacgtggggcttgatcttacaccctgagccaaaatcaagagttggattctcagactgactgagccacccagatgcccctgtcctaaactatttaaaaattttaattgcctcaataaaaatagataattgaAACTTTCTTGAGGCTTCTGTCACATCGTTatatggaaaaatggaaatgattagGCTGCACCAcagaaagtgtatttttaaagtgcaagggaactggggcacctgggtggctcattcggttaagcgtccgactttggctcaggtcatgatctcgcagttcatgagctccagcactgcgttgggctctgtgctgacagctcggaacctggagccttttcagattctgtgtgtctctctctctgcccctcccccgcttgcactcttgtctctttctctttcaaaaataaacattaaaaaaaataataaagtgcaaGAAAACATTTAACTATGTAAATGTAACTATATATTAactatgtattcatttttgatagactAATCATCAgtttcaaaatgctttttaaagttaAGTGTTTGAACAATGTCATGTGTTATGTTTCCTTACGTTTGATGCATTTTATAGTTTCTAGAGTAATATTGTGTTTCAATCTCATGTAAACCTTTTAGTtacatatctgtaaaatgagcataataatAATATCGACCTTGTAGGGTTACTGGGAGGAGGGCAtcgtgaggattgaatgagatacATTGCATGTTGAGTACCTAATACAGTgagtgcttggcacatggaaaatatttattagctatttttgttcatttaaacttttgttcatttaaattttttctttaattgtgtctcatttttgtttttaattatgcaTATTTTTAGTTAAGGTATAATATCTAGTAAGGTGCATAAAGTTTAagtggataggggcacctgggtggctcagctcgttaagcatctgattcccatctggcctcaggtcatgatctcttggttcgtcaGTTAAAGCTcggcatcaggttctgtgttgtcagtgaggaaccagcttgggattctctctctgctcctcccctgctcactctgtctctcaaaataaatgagtaaacttaaaaataaaaaaaaattttaactgtacaatgtgataaaattttaatatgtttacatCCATGTAAACACCTTCTAGATCAGTATGCAGGACATTTTAATCATTGTTTCCCTTGTGCCCTTTCTCCATCagttcctctccttttccttctcagaaGTAAAGATTATTCTGActtctattattatatattagttTTGCCTATATTTGAACTTCCTGTAAagggaatcatacagtatactcatctgtctctttttttgcTTAACACATCATCTATGAGATTCGTCTGTGTAGTTGCATGTATCGGGGTTTTTTTATGCtctgtagtattccattgtatgaaccTACGGCAGCTTATTTATCCTGCACCAGATATTGTAGGTGTTTCCAGTGTTTGACTtctacaaataaagctgctatgaccATTTTTATGTAAATGTCTTCACTGGTGGATATTCgtgttcatttctcttcagtTATATGCCAAggggtagaattgctgggtcatggggttgGTGTATTGCTGAAcagtttttccaaagtggctggaaacattacattcctaccagcaatgagAGTTTGAGTTGCttcacatcctggccaacacttagTATTGTCATGTCAGTCTtactaattttagccattctggtggctGTGTATTGGTGACtcctggttttaatttgcatttccctcgtGAGTAATTATCttgcacatttttttcatatatttattggtcACTTGactatcttcttttgtgaagtgtacTCATTTAGTCTTTTCACCCATTTTTTAGTTAGGTTGTTTgccttttcttattgatttgtgaaatacatttaatggaaatatcttctcccagtgaGTGGACTGCATATTCACTTTCTTCACAATATCTTTTGGTGAAttgaagttcttaattttaatgaagtcaaatAAATCAGTTTTTTCTATGATTAGTGCTTTTTTTGCATTCTGTTTAAGAAATGGTCATTAACTCCAAGGTCATtaagatagtctttttttttttttttagaagcttttattgttttgcttttagatATAGATGTATGCCACTTCTAATTTTTATGCATAGTGTGAGGTAAAAGTCGAAGTTACTTTTTTCCCATACAGATACTTAGTTGCTTTaggaccatttttttaaaaagagaccatACTTTCTACCTGATTTTCAATGGAGTTTTCGTCATAAATCAAGagactatggggcgcctgggtggctcagaaagttgtgtccgactctggatttcggctcaggtcatgatctcagggttgtgggattgagctctgctcagtgtggagcctgctggaaattctgtctctcttcctctccttctcctctgcttgtgtgtgctctctctctcaaagattaaaataaaataaaatgaattaaaaaactaTGTGTGTGAATCTACttctggatttttgttgttgttgttctattgATACACTTGTCTGTCCTTGTGCCAGTGATACATTATCTTAATTACTGTAgttgccctttttttttcctttcaagatcCTCTTGGTTGTTCTAGGTCCATTGCGTTTCTGTATTCCTTTTAGGATTAATTTGTCAATCTCTACATGTGTGGCTATGcccgcatgcgcgcgcgcgcacacacacacacacacacacacacacacacacactgtctctctcatccACCCCTGCTGGGATTTTGGTTGGAATGCATTGACTCTATAGATCATTTTGGTggagaattaacatcttaacaCTATTGAGTCTTCTAactatgaacatggaatatttctccatttatttagacctttaatttatctcaggaatgttttgtagttttcagtgtagaactcatatatttttcattagatttattACTAGGTACTGATATTTTCTGATGCTGTcacaaatgatatttttttggtagtgaaagaaaaatgttttgaacttcatataatcatgacaataaaaatgttaatgaattttaattttactgaattgTTTGCAAAAGGTACAGTCGGCAGCCATTAAAACCATCACTGATGTATTGTCTTCTTTTTAGGACTTCtactttagtttaaaaaatcaattaacaaatggcacttacaaaaaataaaatttagaaaagaaacttCAGAAACCTGGTTTTTTCTTCTTCGAGGTTTGTCTTCCATACAGTAAAAGGCACAGATCTTAAGTGTGCACTTTGATGAGTTTTTTTGCCCTAAATATCCACCCATGTAGCCACTACCCAGGGTCAAGATATAGGACATTTCCAGCAGCTTTAAGCCTCTTCCCAGTCAGTCCTACCCCTTTCCCATAGGTAACTGCGTAAGTCCTTGTTAGAAGACTTTTGTGTCATTTTATGTCACTTGAAAGTGAAGAAGTAACTGCCTGAATTGTTATAAAGTGGGTCTTTTGTTTTTAGCAGAAACAACAGACCGATGGTGTTTTGGGGGTGTTGTTAATTGGAGTTAAACTGTGATGTTTTTATTATACCAGAGGAATTATACTCTTCCATTTCATGGACGATATAATTTGACCTGTGTTATAACATAAGGCTGTATAGTGAGGAGCTCAGCAGTGAGGTTTTTAGTATAGATTCTTAACTCTAGTAAATATTGCTTTTGTTTGATCTTTTTCCTTAACACTTCCAAGTATACTTATTTCAGTGGTTCAAGCACAGTAGATGTAAGTATCTGTAGCAAAAATCTACTTTTTAGGGCTGATGCTTAGTAACGCGATAAAAAGTTGAGAAATTGACGTTGGAGAAAAATTGAAGGTAGACAGATCGACAAGATTGGCCTCCTTGCACGTCTGATTTTATGTAAGTAGTGAACCTCGTGTATATGAGGCAATAAGTAAGTGGTGACTATGAAGCCAAAAAGTGCAAGCACAGACTGAAGGTCAGGGAAGACGCCCACCTGTTTTTAGGAAAATGCTAATTGTTTCCTGCTCTTAATATTTCCCCCCAGTGATTTTGTTGAAGAACATACATAAACCCCTAATGTAcgcacatatatacatgcatatttttaagacttctacattttttaaatttatttttattttttgagagagcttgTATGTGCACGCACATACGCACAAAccggggaggggctgagggagagagaggatcttaagcagtttccatgaTCCATGtggagccagacttggggctcgatgccatgaactgtgagatcacgacctgagctgaaatcaagagttagcacaacccactgagctagctacccaggcaccccttgagacttctttttatttatttatttatttttgaaagagagagacagagcgtgagcaaggggaggggcagagagggagatacagaatctgaagcaggctccaggctctgagttgccagctcagagcccaatgcggggctcgaacccacgaactgagatcatgacctgaagtgaagtcagACGCATAAGTGACCCAGCCACCAAGGGCACCCCAGAGACTTTTAAATTGGAGTATAACAGAAATGCACTAATTGAACGTGTTTTTTCAGAAAGGGAACATACTTGTTTAATAAAGTTCCTTTTgtgctttctcccactctctacTCCCCTTAAAGGTAAACAGTGTCCTTCTGACTTCCGACACTACAGATAGGTATATACATGTAGTAATATAATATGTACTATGTTTGGTTGACTTTTGCTCAGCATTATGTTTATGTGATCCTTCCATATTGTATGGAGCGGGAAGTTTTTCATTCTCACGGCTGTGGTAGAGGTATATATATGATTAGCTCAGATAATCTTAGGAAAAAGTTATCTGCTTAAATCCTTGTTTTCCTAAAGCAGTTTTCTAATACAGCGTCAATATAGGGATTAGGGTAGCTTTCTTACTGACATATAGAGAGAAACTCTGGTCCCTGAAGGATCCTGGGAAGGAGGAACATGCTTTTTCTTAAGAGCCAGTGCATCAACTGGGTGGTAAAGAAGTTACGAGCCTCTGTAcatttcctctgtgttttctgaaatgtatttacttttgctAGTAAAaagttggtgatttttttttagggttATGTACGTTGGTAATAACAGTAAtagatagctaacatttattgagcttatACAAGGTATAAGTACAATGCAACATGCTTAAGTcacctgattttattttcacacaAACTAACGCTTTATTTGCATTCTGTAGATTGAGGGTTTTGGTCAGTGCAAACGAATACATTCTTTAAACTTCTCTCAGGGCACGTGGCCTCCATTTTCTGACGGTTTGTTCTTTTCACGAACAGGTATGTGATTGATGGCGCCACCGCTCTTTGGTGTGCAGCAGGAGCTGGACATTTTGAAGTTGTTAAACTTCTAGTCAGCCATGGAGCCAATGTGAACCACACCACAGTAACTAACTCGACCCCCCTGCGGGCGGCATGCTTTGATGGCAGACTGGACATTGTGAAATACTTGGTTGAAAATAATGCCAACATCAGCATTGCCAACAAATACGACAACACCTGCCTGATGATTGCAGCGTACAAGGGACACACTGACGTGGTCAGATACCTTTTAGAACAACGTGCCGATCCCAATGCTAAAGCACATTGTGGAGCCACAGCCTTGCACTTTGCAGCTGAAGCCGGGCACATAGATATCGTGAAAGAGCTGATAAAATGGCGTGCTGCTATAGTAGTGAACGGCCATGGGATGACGCCATTAAAAGTAGCTGCCGAAAGCTGTAAAGCCGATGTCGTCGAACTGTTACTCTCTCATGCTGATTGCGACCGAAGAAGTCGGATTGAAGCTCTGGAACTCTTGGGTGCCTCCTTTGCAAATGACCGCGAGAACTATGACATCATGAAGACGTACCACTATTTATATTTAGCCATGTTGGAGAGGTTTCAAGATGGTGATAACATTCTGGAGAAAGAGGTCCTCCCACCAATCCATGCTTATGGGAATAGAACTGAATGTAGAAATCCTCAGGAACTGGAATCCATTCGGCAAGACAGAGATGCTCTTCACATGGAAGGCCTTATAGTTCGGGAACGGATTTTAGGTGCTGACAATATTGATGTTTCCCATCCCATCATTTACAGGGGAGCCGTTTATGCGGATAACATGGAATTCGAACAGTGTATCAAGTTGTGGCTGCACGCCCTGCACCTGAGACAGAAAGGTAACCGGAATACCCACAAGGATCTTCTTCGATTCGCTCAAGTTTTCTCACAGATGATACATTTGAATGAAACTGTGAAGGCCCCAGACATAGAATGTGTTTTGAGATGCAGTGTTTTGGAAATAGAACAAAGTATGAACAGAGTAAAAAATATTCCAGATGCTGATGTCCACAATGCTATGGACAATTATGAATGTAATCTCTATACCTTTCTGTATTTAGTGTGCATCTCCACCAAAACACAGTGCAGTGAAGAAGATCAGTGCAAAATTAACAAGCAGATCTACAACCTGATTCACCTGGATCCCAGAACTCGGGAAGGTTTCACCCTGCTGCATCTAGCTGTCAACTCGAACACCCCGGTTGATGATTTCCACACCAATGATGTCTGCAGCTTTCCAAATGCACTTGTCACAAAGCTCCTGCTGGACTGTGGTGCTGAGGTGAATGCAGTAGACAACGAGGGGAACAGTGCCCTTCACATCATCGTTCAGTACAACAGGCCCATCAGTGATTTTTTAACCTTGCACTCTATCATCATCAGCCTGGTTGAAGCTGGCGCCCACACTGACATGAC includes the following:
- the FEM1B gene encoding protein fem-1 homolog B, whose protein sequence is MEGLAGYVYKAASEGKVLTLAALLLNRSESDIRYLLGYVSQQGGQRSTPLIIAARNGHAKVVRLLLEHYRVQTQQTGTVRFDGYVIDGATALWCAAGAGHFEVVKLLVSHGANVNHTTVTNSTPLRAACFDGRLDIVKYLVENNANISIANKYDNTCLMIAAYKGHTDVVRYLLEQRADPNAKAHCGATALHFAAEAGHIDIVKELIKWRAAIVVNGHGMTPLKVAAESCKADVVELLLSHADCDRRSRIEALELLGASFANDRENYDIMKTYHYLYLAMLERFQDGDNILEKEVLPPIHAYGNRTECRNPQELESIRQDRDALHMEGLIVRERILGADNIDVSHPIIYRGAVYADNMEFEQCIKLWLHALHLRQKGNRNTHKDLLRFAQVFSQMIHLNETVKAPDIECVLRCSVLEIEQSMNRVKNIPDADVHNAMDNYECNLYTFLYLVCISTKTQCSEEDQCKINKQIYNLIHLDPRTREGFTLLHLAVNSNTPVDDFHTNDVCSFPNALVTKLLLDCGAEVNAVDNEGNSALHIIVQYNRPISDFLTLHSIIISLVEAGAHTDMTNKQNKTPLDKSTTGVSEILLKTQMKMSLKCLAARAVRANDINYQDQIPRTLEEFVGFH